The Ornithorhynchus anatinus isolate Pmale09 chromosome 11, mOrnAna1.pri.v4, whole genome shotgun sequence genomic interval tttggacatattaagtttgaagtgataggaggacatccaagtagagatgtcttgaaggcaggagaaggtgcaagcttggagagagggagagagatcagaggaggagatggagatttgggtatcacctgCATAgaaatggcagttgaagccatggaaatgagtgagttctccaagggaatgagtgtagataaagtatagaaagggacccagaactgaaccttgagggtcccccagagttaggggatgggaggcataGGTGGAGCCCACAAagaaaactgagaatgaatggccagagagataagaggagaaccaggaaagggcggattcagtgaagccaaggttgtataatgtttccaggagaagggggtggtgcagAGTGTCCAAGGCAgttgaggaggtttaggatggagtagaaaccattagatttggcaagaagaaggtcagtggtgacctttgagagggcggtttctgtgaagtgaagggaacggaagccatattggagggggttaGCTACTCTGCCCATCTGACCATGCACAGTCAAGTTTGATAAATTTAGAGATTAGGTGATTTTGAGTGTGCTTCCAAACACCTGGTTTACCATGAGACCATCAAGAACAAACAATTAAGAAATAAAGATTGACAGTGTCTGGATTTATCTGTGCTGGAAAAGGAAATTGTATTAGAAAAGAGTGGAgctagaagaagagagaagagctgGAGGGGAAGAAGGTATTCTATGAGAGAAGGATTTGGCAACTGGAAACCCAACCATGGGCTGAAGAAGGGACTTTCAAAACCAGAGATGTCACCAGAGAACACTGCATTGTCCCTCCTGGGATTGACAGATTGTCATCTTGCCAGGCCAAAGGATAAGGACAAGAAGACTTCAGAATTTAAGTCGGGCACTTCGGCACTTTTCGGAAACCAGTGTCCATGTTGGCTGAGGAAGGTGGCCATGGACTGGGAGGCCGGACCTGTTTCCATGATGGTGAGGACTGTGGTCCCACCACAGGCTGTCGGTTCTTTGTGTACAGAGAGCTTCAGACGATTAAGGGAACCTGGACTTCAGATGGTTGCAAgtagttggcattaaaggaggttGCTCAACAGCAGGGTGGTGGCCCACAGATAAGATAGCAGCAGATGGTTCAGCAGCAAGGCCGGCAGCAACTGGGCACACAGCAGGTCGGGCGGCAGCAAGTCGTCCGGCAGCAAGTGATTTGGCAGCAGGTTGGGCGGCAGCAAGGCTGGCAGCAGCTAGGCACACAGCAGGGGCGGGGGCAGCAGGGCCTGCAGCAGCTGGACACACAGCAAGGCCTGGGGCAGCAGGGCCTGCAGCAGCTGGACACACAGCAGGGTCGGGGGCAGCAGGGTCTGCAACAGCTGGAAACGCAGCATGGA includes:
- the LOC100091875 gene encoding keratin-associated protein 4-9-like — its product is MVNSCCGSVCSALSCGGDCCQETCCEPSCCSSPCCPPTCCQTTCCRTTCCRPTCCRPCCPRPCCVSICCRPRCPHPCCVSSCCRPCCPRPCCVSSCCRPCCPRPCCVSSCCRPCCPRPCCVPSCCQPCCRPTCCQITCCRTTCCRPTCCVPSCCRPCC